In a genomic window of Chlamydia sp.:
- a CDS encoding SUMF1/EgtB/PvdO family nonheme iron enzyme, with the protein MEERAAVEYWGDYKVIAELGSGLWSRDVLAEHRFIKKRYVLKILPEELSSSRDFMKVFQEVIVQLASIRHPSLVAIENVSQENNRYFVVTEENSGTVSLAQYLLGRKLSEEEVLQLVHQLCEVLELVHDMGLGHGYLNLHSVHVSFTNGGTSIYLPEVGFAALLKERMFSTIVQGNTKQSIESIRELLMFEAPEDKDVHYRAVDAYSVGVLAYYLLVGSLPWGAFPKPSLYVPDSIYDWDGFILSCLQQKEEFRPKRLKEALKKKTMGEQLQSVMDHCYEPLRKMELEKDTSEDNALSVFTREGEKLCEVKEEHQAFVLVEAKSIDEAMVTSVHAEGDLENGEGGSNPLQSLLVREPVVSRYVEAEREEVKPLPLPTEMVFIEGGDFSRGSGDGQRDELPVHCVTLPGFFLDIHPVTNEQFVRFLDFIGGEQDQHYNELIRLKDSRIQRRSGRLIIEPGYAKHPVVGVTWYGASSYASWIGKRLPSEAEWEVAASGGLLGLRYPTGEEIDKSKANFFSSDTTAVMSYPSSILGLYDMAGNVYEWCQDWYSYDFYESSALEPDSPLGPPQGVYRVLRGGCWKSLKEDLRCAHRHRNNPGAINSTYGFRCAKDV; encoded by the coding sequence ATGGAAGAGCGCGCCGCAGTTGAATATTGGGGAGACTATAAAGTTATCGCAGAACTTGGATCAGGACTGTGGAGTCGGGATGTGCTCGCAGAACATCGGTTTATTAAAAAACGTTATGTTCTCAAGATATTGCCGGAAGAACTTTCTTCTTCAAGAGATTTTATGAAAGTTTTTCAAGAAGTGATTGTTCAATTAGCTTCCATCCGTCATCCTAGTTTGGTAGCCATAGAAAATGTTTCACAAGAGAACAATCGGTATTTTGTTGTTACAGAAGAAAATAGTGGAACAGTTTCACTAGCCCAATATTTATTGGGAAGAAAATTATCAGAAGAAGAGGTTTTACAGTTAGTGCATCAGCTTTGTGAAGTGCTCGAGTTAGTGCATGACATGGGGTTAGGGCATGGATACCTTAATTTGCACTCTGTTCATGTTTCTTTTACTAATGGAGGAACTAGTATCTATCTCCCAGAAGTAGGGTTTGCAGCTCTTCTTAAAGAACGCATGTTTTCAACAATTGTACAGGGGAATACGAAGCAAAGCATAGAAAGTATTCGTGAGCTACTTATGTTCGAAGCTCCTGAAGATAAGGATGTTCATTATCGTGCGGTGGATGCTTATTCTGTTGGAGTTTTGGCATATTATTTATTAGTCGGATCCCTTCCTTGGGGAGCTTTTCCGAAGCCTTCTCTTTACGTACCTGATAGTATTTATGATTGGGACGGGTTTATTTTGAGTTGTTTACAACAAAAGGAAGAATTTCGTCCAAAACGGCTGAAAGAGGCTCTGAAGAAAAAAACAATGGGAGAGCAATTGCAATCGGTCATGGATCATTGTTATGAACCTTTGCGTAAAATGGAATTGGAAAAAGATACTTCAGAAGATAATGCTCTTTCAGTTTTTACTCGAGAAGGAGAGAAGTTGTGTGAAGTGAAAGAAGAACATCAAGCTTTTGTATTAGTAGAGGCGAAATCTATTGATGAAGCTATGGTTACTTCTGTTCATGCAGAAGGAGATCTAGAAAATGGAGAAGGAGGCTCCAATCCTTTGCAGTCTTTATTAGTTAGGGAGCCTGTTGTCAGTCGTTATGTAGAGGCGGAAAGAGAGGAGGTGAAACCTCTCCCATTGCCCACAGAAATGGTATTTATAGAAGGAGGGGATTTTTCTCGTGGGAGCGGAGATGGCCAGCGTGATGAATTACCTGTTCACTGCGTAACGCTTCCAGGTTTTTTCTTAGATATTCATCCTGTGACCAATGAGCAATTTGTTCGATTTTTGGATTTTATTGGGGGTGAGCAAGATCAACATTACAATGAACTTATTCGCTTAAAGGATTCTAGAATTCAGAGACGTTCAGGGAGATTAATTATTGAGCCGGGGTATGCGAAACATCCTGTTGTAGGGGTTACTTGGTATGGGGCTTCTTCTTATGCGAGTTGGATAGGTAAGCGATTACCTTCTGAAGCAGAATGGGAGGTAGCCGCTTCAGGAGGATTGCTAGGATTACGATATCCTACTGGGGAAGAGATAGACAAAAGTAAGGCGAATTTTTTTAGTTCAGACACAACAGCCGTGATGAGCTATCCTTCTAGCATACTAGGCCTTTATGATATGGCTGGTAATGTATATGAATGGTGTCAAGATTGGTATAGCTACGATTTTTATGAAAGTTCGGCTTTAGAGCCAGATTCTCCTTTAGGACCTCCTCAAGGGGTTTATCGTGTTTTGCGAGGAGGTTGTTGGAAAAGTTTAAAAGAAGATCTGCGTTGTGCACATCGCCATCGAAATAATCCAGGAGCGATTAATAGTACCTACGGGTTTCGTTGTGCGAAAGATGTATAA